TAGAATGCTATGCAGATCCAAAACCAGCGCCTACTACTATCGCCACGCTGTTAAAGCGCATGAACGACAAAGGCTTCATCAGTTATGAACAGAAAGGGCGTTCACGGGAATACTTTCCAACGGTTAAAAAGGAAGACTACTTCTCAAAGCACGTCAAAGGACTCATTCGGAAGTTTTTTAATAACTCAACGGCACAATTCGCTTCATTTTTTACTTCTGAAACAGATTTAACTACAAAAG
This DNA window, taken from Balneola vulgaris DSM 17893, encodes the following:
- a CDS encoding BlaI/MecI/CopY family transcriptional regulator; this translates as MRLSSTEEELMEHLWKLKKAFMQDLLECYADPKPAPTTIATLLKRMNDKGFISYEQKGRSREYFPTVKKEDYFSKHVKGLIRKFFNNSTAQFASFFTSETDLTTKELEELKRIVDQELERKNQ